The following is a genomic window from Micromonospora cathayae.
GGCCGGCTGTTCGTCGACGTCACCCGGCACCTGGCCGCGCCCGCCAGCCGAGCCGGTCTGCTGAACGTTGCGGGAAAGTCGGATCCACTGGTCCGGGACGCGCTGGAGACCGTCCTCGACCGTGGTGACTTCGTCCCGTCGCTGCCGGACGCGGGCCCCGCCGGGCCGCTGTTCGACGGGGTACCCACGTCGATCGAGACCGATCCGGCCATCGTCACCGGGCTGGTCGAACGGAGTCGGGCATCCATCGCCGCGCTGCGCCGTGACCTCGCGACGAAGACCGGACCGGCCCTGTTCGAGTTCCTGCTGGAGACCTTCGAGGAGCACCGTCGGCACCTCGGCGATCCGCTCAACATGCAGGTGATCATGGCGGGGATGGATGCCACCTGGTGGCTCAACGACCGGCTGCGGGAATGGCTGGGTGAGCAGAACCCGGCCGACACGCTCACCCTGTCGGCCCCCCACAACATCACCTCGGAGATGGGCCTGGAGCTGCTCGACGTCGCCGACGTGATCCGCCCGTATCCGCAGGTGGTGGCGTTCCTGCGGGACGTCCGGGACGACAGCTTCCTGGACCGGCTGCCGACGCTCCCCGGCGGGACCGAGGCCCGCGACGCCATCGAGGCGTACCTGGACCGGTACGGCATGCGCTGCGTCGGCGAGATCGACATCAGCCGGCCGCGGTGGCGGGAACGCCCCCGTACCCTCGTCCCCCTGATCCTGGACAACGTCCGGGCCTTCGAGCCCGGTGAGGCCGGGCGGCGGTTCGCGCGGGGCCGGCAGGAGGCGCAGCGGAAGGAACAGGACGTGCTCGCACGCCTGCGGACCCTGCCGGACGGCGAACGGAAGGCCGCCGAGACGCAACGGATGATCGACCGGCTGCGTACCTTCATCGGCTACCGGGAGTACCCGAAGTACGACATCGTCAGCCGCTACTTCCTCTACAAGCAGGCGTTGCTGGGCGAGGCCGGACGCCTGGTCCGGGCCGGCGTGGTCGCCAGAACGGAGGACGCCTTCTACCTGACGTTCCAGGAACTGCACGAGGTGGTGCTGTCGAACAGCGCGGACCGGCGGCTCATCCAGCGGCGCAGGGCGGAGTTCCGGTCGTACCACGCGCTCACCCCGCCCCGGGTGCTCACCTCCGACGGCGAGGCCCTCACCGGGGCGTACCGGCGCGACGACCTGCCGGCCGGCGCGCTGCTGGGCCTCCCGGTCTCCGCCGGCACGGTCGAGGGGCGGGCCCGCGTGGTACGGGACCTGGCGGAGGCCGAGATCGAGGCGGGCGACATCCTGGTCACCACCTACACCGATCCGAGCTGGTCGCCCCTGTTCGTCGCCGTCGCGGGCCTGGTGACGGAGGTGGGCGGCCTGATGACGCACGGCGCGGTGATCGCCCGGGAGTACGGCCTGCCGGCCGTCGTCAACGTCGTGGACGCCACCCGGCTCATCCGGGACGGGCAACGGATCCGGGTGCACGGGGGCGACGGGTACGTCGAGATCCTGTCCTGACGTGCCCGCCGCCACCGCCGACCGTGGCCGTGGCTACCGCTGAGCCGGCCGCCCCGGGGCCGGGGCGGCCGGCCTCCGGGAGGCTCAGCGGCTGGCGGCGGCCGCCGCGCGTCGCAGCGCCGCCTGCACCTTCGCCACGTACTGCTCGTCGGACCGGGTCATCGGGACGACCACGGCGAGGACGCCGAGCAGGAGGTCGCCCCGGAAGACGGGGGCGGCCACCGCCCACGACTCCTCGGTCGACTCGCGGCCGCTGTAGCCCATGCCCTCCTCGCGGATGCGGGCGCACTCGGCCCGCAGGTCGGCCAGGGTGCGCACGGCCCCGGACTCGGTGGTGAACTGTTCGGTGCCAGGCGGCAAACCGAGGTAGCCGTGCTCGGCGTCGTTGAAGGCGATCAGGGCCTTGCCGGCGGCGCCCAGGTACACCGGGCCACGTTCGCCGGGGTGGCAGACCCGCCGGACGAGCCGGGCGGACTCCGCCGACTCGATGCAGACCCGGTCGTTGCCGGCACGGACGAAGAACGCCACCGTCTCGTCGAGTTCGTCGCGGAGGCCGGTGGCGGCCTCCCGGGCGAGCTTGCGGACACCCGACCACTGGTCGCTGGCGTACAGCAGGGCGGTCAGTTCGGGTCCGGGGACGAACTGGCCGTCCTCGTCCTGGTCCAGGAAGTCCGCCATTCTCAGGGTGGCCAGCAGCCGGGAGGCGGTGCTCAGGCTGACTCCGGCCGCGCCGGCGAGTTCGGTGAGGGTCCGGCTGCCGCGCGCGGTCGCGGAGAGCAGGTTCAGGGCGCGGATCACCGACCTGACGCCACGCTGCTCCGTGGTCTCGTTTTCCAGCTCGGTCACCGGGGCCTCCTTCATCGTTCGGCCGGAGGGCCGAAGACGTTCACGTCGCGTGTCCGCCAGATCATGCCGACCGTCTCGCCGGTGCGGTAGGGATGCTCGCCGTCATCGTGCTGCATCTGCACCCGCACCGGGCCGAGTGTCTCAGAGTGGACGGTGTACATCGTGTGCGAGCCGAGGTACAGCCGGTGGGTGACCTTTCCGGTGCAGTGGCTGAACCCGGCGGGTGGGGCGGCGGCGACGTCGGTCAACGCGATCCGCTCCGGACGTACGGCGGCCACGGACGCGTCGGCGGGCACCGGCCGGTCGTCGAGGGAGAGCAGTCCGCCCATGGTGACGCTGAGCCGTCCCGGCGCCTCGGGACGGACGGTGAGCATGTTGTTGGTGCCGAGGAAGTCCGCGACGAACGCGGACCGGGGGTGCTCGTAGAGTTCCCGGGGCGTGCCCATCTGCTCGATCCGGCCATGGTTCATCAGGGCGACCCGGTCGGACATCGACATCGCCTCCTCCTGGTCGTGGGTGACGTAGACCATGGTCACCTTCAGCGCCTGCTGGAGTTGGCGGAGTTCGACCTGGAGGCGTTGCCGCAGCTTGCGGTCGAGAGCGCCGAGCGGCTCGTCCATGAGCAGGAACGCCGGGTCGAAGACGACGGCGCGGGCCACCGCGATGCGCTGCTTCTGCCCTCCGGAGAGCTGGTCGGGCAGCCGGTCGGCGGCGGCGGCCAGGTCGACGAGGTCGAGCGCCCGCTGCACCCGTTCGGCGATGACGTCCTTCGGTTCCCGCCGCATCTCCAGTGGGAACGCGAGGTTGTCGCGGACCGACATGTGCGGGAAGAGCGCGTAGTCCTGGAAGACGACGCCGATGTTGCGCTTGTCGCTCGGTACGTGCGCGATGTCGGTGCCGTCGACGCGGATGGTTCCCGAGGTCGGGTCGGTGAACCCGGCCAGCATCATCAGGGTGGTGGTCTTCCCCGACCCGGACGGTCCGAGCACGGTGAAGAACTCACCGGGCTCGATGGTGAGGGTGAGATCGTCGACGGCGACGTGGTCACCGTACTCCTTGCGGACGGTGTCGAACTCGATCCGGCCCTGGCGGAGGGTCATCGGTGGCTCCTCGGGGTCTGGGTGAGACGGCGGACCAGCGCATAGCCGAGCCAGACGACGGCGGCGCAGCCCATGACGAAGACGGAGATCACCGCCACGGTCGGGTTGGTCTCCAGGGAGAGCGCTTCGAAGATCCGCTTGGGGAGGGTCTTGACCTCGACACCGGAGAGGAAGATCGCGACCGTCGACTCGTCGAACGAGGTGAGGAACGCGAAGAGGCCGGCGGTCGCGATGGACGGGGCGATCAGCGGCAGCACGATCCGGCGCAGCTGGACGGTCCGGCTCGCGCCCAGGCTGGCGGCGGCCCGCTCGTAGACCGGGCTGAGCGAGCGGAGCCCGGCGCTGACCACGCTGAACACGAACGGCAGGGCCAGCGTCACGTGGGCCAGGACGATACCCAGTTCGGTGTCGACGAGTCCGATCCGCTCGAACTCGACGTAGAAGCCGGCGGCGGCGACCACCGTCGGGAAGAGCAGCGGCAGCATCATCAGCGTCGAGGTCAGGGTCCCCCACCGGTGGACCGTGCCCCGGACGACGGCCATCGCGGCGAGCGTGCCGAGCACCCCGGCGACGATGGTCACGAAGAACGCGATCCGGACGCTGACCGTGAGGGGGTCCAGCCAGCTCGCGGTGAAGAACTCCGCGTACCACTGGGTGGAGTAGCCGACCGGCGGGAAGACCAGCGCCTTGGTGGCGGCGAACGAGATGGGGACGACGATGAACTGCGGGGCCAGCACCAGGGCACCGAGGACGGCGGCCAGGATCTTCGGCAGGCGACGGCTTCGGGTGAGGCCGAGGCGGTCGAGCCCGCCGGCCGCGCGTCCGGCGAACTTGAGCAGGCGTCGCCCCCCGCGCCCGGTGCGGGCGGCGCGGATGGTCGCGGTGCCGGACCGCCCGGCGAGTTCGGTGGTCGACATGCCGGTCAGCCGTTGGAAGCCGACGACGATGGCCAGGACCAGGGCGCCGAGCACGAGCGCGGCGGCCGAGGCGAGGCCGTAGTCGCCGCTCTGCTTGATCGCGCTGTGGATCAGCGAGCCGAGCATGCTGCCCTCGGAGCCGCCGAGCAGCGCGGGGATCACGAACGCGCCGATGCCGTAGACGAAGCAGAGGACCGCGCCGGCCTGGATACCGGGTTTGGTCAGCGGCAGGTAGACCCGGACGAACGCCTGGGCCGGGCCGGCACCGAGGCTGGTCGCGGCGCGGGTCCGCGAGTCGCCGAGCGAGCGCATGGTGGCGGCCAGCGGCAGGATCATCAGCGGCAGCAGGTAGTGGGAGAGGCTGACCACGACCGCGATCGGGGTGAAGACCATGCCGACCGGCTCCAGCCCGACCTGTTCGAGCAGTTTGTTGACCGGGCCCTGGCGGCCGAGGATCACCAGCCAGGAGAACGACCGCAGCAGGATCGAGGTGAGGTACGGGGCCATGATCGCCACGGTCAGAAAGGTGCGCAGCCACCTGCCGCCGTGCACCATCTGGTAGGCGATCGGGTAGCCGAACAGCAGCGCCAGGAAGGTCGCGGCGGCGGAGATGAGGATGGTCCGGACGATGTTGTCGCGGTAGCCGGCGTGCCCGAGCAGTCGGGTGAAGTTCTCCAGGCCGAAGGTCGGTTCGGTGACGCTGCGCAGGCAGAGGATCGCCACCGGCAGGACGAAGACCACCGCCACGACCACGGCCGCCGGAATCCCGCTGAGGTCCCAGCCGCGTGGGCGACGCCGGCCCCCCGTGGTGCGGGAGGCCGGCTCCGCCCGGTCGGTCTCCGGGGCTGTCGGGGTGGTGGTCACGCGTTCTGCCAGTCCTGCCAGCGCTTGAGCACGTCGGCCCCGTTCTTGGCCCACCAGTCGACGTCGATCCGGAAGGTCTCGGCGCTGGCGGTCTCGGCGGTGCCGGGCAGGTCGGCGCGGGTCTGGGCGTCGAGGCCGTCGAGCACCGACTGCTGCGACGGGGTGTAGCCGAGCTTGTCCATGATCGCCTTCTGGACCTCGGGCTTCATCGAGTACCTGATCGCCTCGACGGCGTGCGCCTGGTCCGGTGCGCCCTTGGGGACGACGAGCTGCTGGACGGAGAGGACGGCGCCCTTCCAGGTGTACTCCAGGGGCACCGCGCCGCTGGTGGCGATGCTCTTGATGCGGGCCAGGTTGCCGTAGCCGAGCACGATCTCGCCCTGCGAGATGGCGTTCTGGAGGTCGCCGTTGGACGGGAAGAAGACGGTGTCCTTGCGGATGGTCTCGAGTTTGGCGAAGGCGCGGTTCAGGTCGAGCGGGTAGAGCTGGTCGACCGGTACGCCGTCGGCGATCAGGGCGCCCTCGAGGATGCCCCAGGGCAGGGCCACCAGCCCGCGCTTGCCGGGGATGCGCTGGGTGTCGAACAGGTCGGCCCAGGAGTCGAGGCCGCCGGGCACCTCGTCCTTGTTCCAGAACAGGTTCCGCGAGAACGTGTACCACGGCACCGAGTACTCGGTGACCGCGCTCGGGTCGGCGAAGCCGGTCAGGCTCTTGGTGTCGATCGGCTGGAGGATGTCGGCGGCCATGAACTGGGCGAGCGAGGAGTCCTCGGCGTCGATCAGGTCGAGGGTCATCGAGCCGGACCGGGACATCTGGACCAGCTTGGCGACGTCGGAGCCGCTGCTGTCGTAGCGGACCGTGACGTCGGCTTCGGTCGAGTACGGGTCGAAGAGGGCCGCCCTGACGGCCTCCTCGTAGGTGCCGCCGAAGCCGGCGTAGGTGATCGACGCCTGCTCGCTGCCGGCCTCGGAGCAGGCCGTGAGGCTGCCCAGGGCCACGACGACCGTCGCCAGCGCGGCACCGACGAGACGCCGGCCCCTGGTCACGTCGGGATATGTTCGCATAACGGTTCCTTCTTGGTCATCGCGGCCGGGTTGAGAGACTGAACCACCTCGAAGTAGGCTTCCACTCAATGGAAGTGCGACTTCCATTACGGAATGCTGGTGGCCCGGCGGCCCGGCTGTCAAGAGCCCTGAGCCGGCTTTTCGGCGAACCCGGCGAGCGAGCCCGAGCGCTCGTAGCCGTCGAGCACCGCCAGGTACGGCGTCACGTCGATGCCCTGGTCGGCCCGCCAGCCGGCGTCGTAGTACGTGGTGGCGTACCGCTCGCCGCCGTCGCAGATCAGGCTGACCACGCTCCCCCGCCGCCCCTCGCACTCCAGGCCGGCGACCAGCCGGAGGGTCGCCCACATGCTGGTGCCGGTCGACGGTCCGACCCGGCGGCCCAGCCGGCGCGAGGTCCACAGCATCGCCGCGACCGACGCCGCGTCCGGCACCCGGACCATCTCGTCGATCACCTCGGGCACGAAGGACGGCTCCACCCGGGGCCGACCGATCCCCTCGATCCGGGAACCCCTCGGCGACCGCAGCCCACGGTCACCGAGCCGCCAGGCGTCCAGGAAGACCGAGTGCTCCGGATCCGACACCAGCAGCCGGGTGGGGTGCCGCCGGTAGCGCAGGTAGCGCCCGATGGTGGCCGCGGTACCGCCGGTCCCGGCGCTGGCGACGATCCAGGCCGGCACCGGATGCGCCTCGCCGGACATCTGCTCGAAGATCGACTCGGCGATGTTGTTGTTGCCGCGCCAGTCGGTGGCCCGCTCGGCGTAGGTGAACTGGTCGAGGTAGTGGCCGCCCAGTTCGGCGGCGAGCCGCCGCGCCTCGTCGTACACCTGCCCCGCGTGGTCCACCACCTGGCAGCGCCCGCCGTGCCACTCGATCAGCGCGACCTTGGCCGGGCTGGTCCCGGCCGGGACCACGGCGACGAACGGCAGGCCCAGCAGCCGGGCGAAGTACGCCTCGGAGACCGCGGTGGAGCCGCTGGACGCCTCCACCACGGTCGTGGTCGGGCCGATCCAGCCGTTGCAGAGCGCGTACAGGAAGAGCGAGCGGGCAAGCCGGTGCTTCAGGCTGCCGGTCGGGTGCGAGGACTCGTCCTTGAGGTACAGGTCGACACCGTGCCGGCCGGGCAGCTCGAACGGCAGGAGGTGGGTGTCGGAACTGCGGTTGGCGTCGGCCTCGACGCGGCGGATCGCCTCGTCGACCCAGGTCCGGTCCGCCCGGGCCGGTACGCGCATGGTCATTCGGGGTCTCCTTCGGGGTGGGTCTCCGGCCGCTCCCGCGGACGCCCTGGTGGCGCTTGACCGCGTCCGGATTCGAGGGCATCCTATGGTACGGAAGTCAGACTTCCACTGTGCGGAACTCATGAAGGAGTCCAGTGACCGATCAGCCCGTCACCCCCGCCGACACCCGAGCGATCGAGGACCTCCTCAACCGGGTCGCCTACCTCCTCGACAGCCACGAGTACGACCGGCTCGGCGAGGTCTTCGCGCCCGGGATCACCTTCGACAATCCGGGTCGGCTCACCGCCAACGGGCTCGACGAGGTGATCGCCGCGTTCACCGCGATCACCACGCCCGCGATCAGCCACCACATCACCAACGTGGTGGTGGACCCCGTCGACGGCGACACCGCCGAGTGCGTCAGCAAGGCGCTCGCCCTGCGGGCCGGCGGCGTCGTCACCGCCGCGGTCTACCGCGACACCGTCACCCGCACCGACACCGGCTGGCGCATCGCGGCCCGGCGTATCACCGCGCTGGGCTGACCGGCGACCGCGACGCGAGGAGGGGGAGAACGGAATGGAGCAGGCGTACGACGTCATCGTCGTCGGGACCGGACACAGCGGCCTGGTCGCCACCGGCTACCTGGCCCGGGCGGGTCTGCGGGTACTCGCCGTGGAACGCCGCGACATCGTGGGCGGCACCTGCGTCACCGAGGAGATCTTCCCGGGCTACCGGGGCAGCAGCGTGGCCAACGCCAGCCACAGTCTCGATCCCCGCATCGTCCGGGAACTCGAACTGGAGCGGTACGGCCTGCGCTTCGCCCACCCGCCGCTGGGCTCGCTGACCCTCTTCGAGGACGGCCGGGCCCTGCCGGCCTGGCCCGACCGGGCCCAGCGCCGGGCGACCATGGCGCAGTTCGCGCACGGGGAGGCCGACCTCGACGGCTACGCCTCGGTCATCGCCCTGTACGCCTCGGTAGCCCGGCAGATGAGGGTCTCCTTCTACGACCCGCCGCCGTCGTTCGCCGAGGTGGCCGCCCGGTTCACCACCCCGCGCCAGCGCCGCGACTTCGAGTCGATCATGTTCGGTCCGGTCGCCGACATCCTCGAGGAGCGGCTGTCGTCGCCCCAGCTCCAGGCGTTCTTCGCCGGCACCGCGGTCGCCACCAACTTCGTCGGCCCGCGCACCCCGGGCAGCGGCTACCTGCTGCTCCAGCGACCGCTGTGGGAGGAGTCGCTGCGCGGCGTCGGCAGCCACGACGACAACGAGCTGATGATGCGCAACGCCGCGCCGCTGGGCGGCATCGGCGCGGTGACCGCCGCGATGGCCGCCTCCGCCCGCGCCCACGGCGCCACCATCCTCACCGGCGCGCCGGTCGACCGGATCATCTGCGCGAACCAGCGGGTCGTCGGGGTCGCGCTGCGCGACGGCCGCGAGTTCCGCGCCCCCCGGGTCGTCTCCAACGCCAACCCGAAACTGACCCTGACCGAACTGGTCGGGCCCGAGGACATCGGGGCGGACCTGTACGACATGGCCAGGTCGGTCAGCATGAAGGGCACCTCCGCCAAGGTCCACCTCGCGCTGGACGGCACCCCCCGGTTCGCCGCCGCCCGGGACGAGGCAGAGAACCGCCTCTTCCTCGGCACCAACTTCCGGATCGCGGCCAGCATCGACGTGCTCCAGAACGCCTACAACGAGGCGGTGCTCGGCCGCTGGAGCCGGCGGCCCACGATCACCGCGATGATCGACTCGGCGCACGACCCCTCGCTGACCCCACCCGGCTGCCACTTCGTGAGCATCAGCGTCCGGGGCGTCCCCTACCACCTCGCCGAGGGCACCTGGGACGAGCAGCGCGACGACCTGGGCAAGGCCGTGGTCGACACGTTGGCACAGCACATCCCCAACCTGTCCGGGATCCTGGCCGGCGTGCACGTCTACTCGCCGCTGGACCTCGAACGCGAGTTCGCCCTCGTCGAGGGCAACGGCGCGCACGGCGACATCGTGCCCGGACACATCTTCGACTCCCGCCCGATCCCGGGCTGCGCCGACTACCGGACCCCGGTCGAGGGGCTCTACCTGACCGGCGTCGGCAACTGGCCGGGCAACTTCATGAGCGGCGTCACCGGCTACAACGCCAGCAACCGCGTCCTGGCCGACCTGCGCCACGGCACCGAGCGACCGCACCCACGCACCGGAGGAGCACGATGATCATCGGACGAGGCATTCCCGCCGACCGGGTGTCGGCCATGCGGCCGGCGACCACGACCGGACAGGTCTGGTCGGACATCGTCCTGGCCGACGGCGGCACCCGTGCCCTCAACATGTTCTTCGCGCCCGGCTCCCGCACCCACTGGCACCGGCACCCGGGCGGCCAGATGCTCTACACCGTCTCCGGTGAGGGCTGGATCCAGGAACGCGGCGGCGAGGTGGTGGTGATGCGCCCCGGCGACGTGGTCTGGACCGAACCCGGGGTCGAACACTGGCACGGTGCCACCGCCTCCGCCCAACTGGTCCAGTTGGTGCTGCACTTCGGTGACGTCGAGTGGACCGGGGCGGTCGACGAGGCCGCGTACGCCGCCTGCGCCGGGGACACCGCGTGAGCAGCCGGCCGGCAGACCTGGTCGCCCGGCTCGTCGGGGACCGTCCGGGCTCGTGGATCGACGGCTCGTGGGTAGGCTCCCCGGACACCTTCGACGTCCACGACCCGGCCACCGGTGCCACCATCTGCGCGGTCGCCGACGCCGACGCCGCAGTTGCCACCACGGCGGTCGCCGCCGCCGCGGCGGCCCTCGACGGCTGGGCGTCGGCGACCGGCTGGCAGCGATTCGAGATCCTGCGCCGCGCCACCGACCTGCTCGCCGAGCGGGTCGAGGCGATCGGTGAACTGATCAGCGCGGAGACCGGCAAGCCGCTGGCCGAGGCGGTCGGCGAAGCCCGCAACACGGTCCGCTTCTTCGAGTGGTTCAGCCACGAGACGCTACGGCTACCCGGCGAGGCCTGGACCGACGTCGCCCCCGGACGGGACGCCCTCGTGCTGCACGAACCGGTCGGGGTGGTCCTGGCGATCACCCCGTGGAACTTCCCGGCGTTCATGGTGGCCTGCAAGGTCGGCGCGGCGCTCGCCGCCGGCTGCCCGGTCGTCCTGAAACCCGCCCCGCAGACGCCACTGACCGCGCTGGCCATCGCCCGCTGTTTCGCCGAGGCGGGTCTGCCCCCGGGGGTGCTGAACGTCGTCGTGGCCGGCGACCCGCAACGGGTCAGCGACGCCCTGCTGGACGCCCCCGAGGTCGCCTGCGTCAGCCTCACCGAGTCCCGCCGGGTCGGCGAACTCGTCATGCGCAAGGCCGCCTCGTCGATCAAACGGGTACTGCTCGAACTCGGCGGCAACGCCGCCGCCGTGGTGCTGCCCGACGCGGACGTCACTGAGACCGCCCGGGACCTGGTCCGGGCCCGGTTCCTCAACGCCGGGCAGGCCTGCGTGGCCGTCAACCGGGTGTACGTCGTCGAGTCGCACGCCGGTGACCTCGTCGCCGAACTCACCGCGGCCGTCGAACGGATCGTCCCCGGCGACCCGCGCGACCCGGCGACCACCATGGGTCCACTCATCGACCACGCCGCCGTGGGCCGGATCGAGGCACAGCTCGCCGAGGCGGTCGCCGACGGCGCGACCGTCGTCACCGGCGGCACCCGGACGGCCGGGAACGCCGCGAGCGCGTTCCTCGCGCCGACGCTGCTGACCGTCGACGGCAGGACCCAACCCGCCGTGCTCGGCGAGGAGTTCTTCGGCCCGGTGCTCAGCGTGGTCCGCTGCGCCGACGTCGACGAGGCCGTCCGGTTGGCGAACGCCACCGAGTACGGCCTGGCGGCGTACGTGTTCGGCGGCGACGTACGGGCCGCGACCGCGGTCGCCCGCCGGCTCCGGGCCGGCTCGGTCGGCGTCAACACCGCGCTGGTCAGCGAGCCGGCCCTGCCGTTCGGCGGGATGCGCAGCAGCGGCCTCGGACGGGAACGCGGCCGGCTCGGCGTCGAGGAGTACCTGGAGACCAAGACCGTGCAGTTGCCCGCCGCCCGCTGACGCACCTCCCCACCCGCCACCGTCGGCCCTCCCCCACGACGGCGGCCTCACCACCATGCCCAGAAAGAGGTAGAGCAGTGCCAACAGAGACCGTGTGCTTCGTCGGTGGCCGGATCCGCACCATGGACGGCGCCGGAACCGTCGCGGAGGCGTTCCGCGCCGAGGACGGCCGGATCACGGCGATCGGGACCACCGGTGAGATCCTCGCGGCCGCCGGGGACGCACGGGTCGTCGACCTGGCCGGTGCGGTGGTGCTCCCCGGACTGGTGGACTGCCACTCCCACCTGGAGCTGCTCGCCTACTCCTGGGAACTCGCCGCCGACTGCCGCTCGTCCCGGGTGTCGAGCGTCGAGGGGATCGTCGCCGTACTCGCGGACCGCGCCGCCGCCACGCCGGCCGGCGAGTGGGTACTCGGCCAGGGTGAGCACTACCAGAACCTCAAGCTCGCCGAGGGACGCTACCCCGACCGGCACGACCTGGACCGGGTCAGCACCGTCCACCCGGTGATGTACCGGGCCAGCTACCACATCAACGTCTTCAACTCGCTCGGCCTGGACCTGCTGGGCGTCGACGACGACACCCCGGACGCGCCCGGCGGCCGGATCGAGCGGGACCCGGACACCGGCGTCGCCACCGGCCGCACCTACGACATGTTCGAACCGCTCGGCGGCCCGCAGCCGTCGGTCGGGGACCTCGCGGCGGCGATCCGACGCGTACAGGACCGGTACCTCGCCGTCGGGGTCACCACCGTCGGCGACATCCCCCTGCACCGCGCCGGGCTGGAGGCGATCGCCGCTCTCGCCGCCGACGGCGGCCTGGTGCTGCGTGCCGCCGTGTACCCGAAGCTGGAGGCGGTGGTGTCGGCCGAGGACGTCCGCACCGGCCGCACCCGGCAGCACATCGACGCCCTCGACCCGGACCACCTCAGGATGGCCGGCTTCAAGGTGTTCCTGGACGGCGGGCTCACCGCCGGGGCGGCCGCCCTGCACGCCGACTACCCCGGCCAGCCCGGCTACCGCGGCGAACTCGCCTTCACCGACCGGGAGGTCGCCGACCTGATC
Proteins encoded in this region:
- a CDS encoding phytoene desaturase family protein; this encodes MEQAYDVIVVGTGHSGLVATGYLARAGLRVLAVERRDIVGGTCVTEEIFPGYRGSSVANASHSLDPRIVRELELERYGLRFAHPPLGSLTLFEDGRALPAWPDRAQRRATMAQFAHGEADLDGYASVIALYASVARQMRVSFYDPPPSFAEVAARFTTPRQRRDFESIMFGPVADILEERLSSPQLQAFFAGTAVATNFVGPRTPGSGYLLLQRPLWEESLRGVGSHDDNELMMRNAAPLGGIGAVTAAMAASARAHGATILTGAPVDRIICANQRVVGVALRDGREFRAPRVVSNANPKLTLTELVGPEDIGADLYDMARSVSMKGTSAKVHLALDGTPRFAAARDEAENRLFLGTNFRIAASIDVLQNAYNEAVLGRWSRRPTITAMIDSAHDPSLTPPGCHFVSISVRGVPYHLAEGTWDEQRDDLGKAVVDTLAQHIPNLSGILAGVHVYSPLDLEREFALVEGNGAHGDIVPGHIFDSRPIPGCADYRTPVEGLYLTGVGNWPGNFMSGVTGYNASNRVLADLRHGTERPHPRTGGAR
- a CDS encoding cupin domain-containing protein, coding for MIIGRGIPADRVSAMRPATTTGQVWSDIVLADGGTRALNMFFAPGSRTHWHRHPGGQMLYTVSGEGWIQERGGEVVVMRPGDVVWTEPGVEHWHGATASAQLVQLVLHFGDVEWTGAVDEAAYAACAGDTA
- a CDS encoding aldehyde dehydrogenase family protein codes for the protein MSSRPADLVARLVGDRPGSWIDGSWVGSPDTFDVHDPATGATICAVADADAAVATTAVAAAAAALDGWASATGWQRFEILRRATDLLAERVEAIGELISAETGKPLAEAVGEARNTVRFFEWFSHETLRLPGEAWTDVAPGRDALVLHEPVGVVLAITPWNFPAFMVACKVGAALAAGCPVVLKPAPQTPLTALAIARCFAEAGLPPGVLNVVVAGDPQRVSDALLDAPEVACVSLTESRRVGELVMRKAASSIKRVLLELGGNAAAVVLPDADVTETARDLVRARFLNAGQACVAVNRVYVVESHAGDLVAELTAAVERIVPGDPRDPATTMGPLIDHAAVGRIEAQLAEAVADGATVVTGGTRTAGNAASAFLAPTLLTVDGRTQPAVLGEEFFGPVLSVVRCADVDEAVRLANATEYGLAAYVFGGDVRAATAVARRLRAGSVGVNTALVSEPALPFGGMRSSGLGRERGRLGVEEYLETKTVQLPAAR
- a CDS encoding amidohydrolase, which gives rise to MPTETVCFVGGRIRTMDGAGTVAEAFRAEDGRITAIGTTGEILAAAGDARVVDLAGAVVLPGLVDCHSHLELLAYSWELAADCRSSRVSSVEGIVAVLADRAAATPAGEWVLGQGEHYQNLKLAEGRYPDRHDLDRVSTVHPVMYRASYHINVFNSLGLDLLGVDDDTPDAPGGRIERDPDTGVATGRTYDMFEPLGGPQPSVGDLAAAIRRVQDRYLAVGVTTVGDIPLHRAGLEAIAALAADGGLVLRAAVYPKLEAVVSAEDVRTGRTRQHIDALDPDHLRMAGFKVFLDGGLTAGAAALHADYPGQPGYRGELAFTDREVADLIATADDAGLQIAMHAIGDRALDQALDGALALPTGRHGVARHRIEHAGNMFMTDERIKRLAASGVVPVPQPAFIMTTAAGYVAHLGTDRIGTVMPFRTLIDHGLPIPGNSDAIGITEDQHDPFPAMRAAVTRRTNDGDVLAAGEAVSVEEALRMYTEWAAFSIGWEDRLGSLEVGKFADFVVLSADPLETGPEGLAALTVGQTWIGATLVYERS